DNA from Apostichopus japonicus isolate 1M-3 chromosome 15, ASM3797524v1, whole genome shotgun sequence:
ATTATACCAAACATTTTCTCTGAGACACTTGTCTTATCAGTGTCAATTATTTTATGCGAAGATCGATATTGATAGTTTTCAAATTGTTGGCTTTGTTTACTTATATGTTGCATAAGCAGTACTCACGGTTTGACATCAAGCTTTTACCAGAATGTCTGTTTTCTGCTAATTTTGTAAGATATCTATGAAATGAACACCACTGAAGTGCTTCATTCTATCACAAATAGCTTCCTTGGTTCATTTCATTAGTGGCTTATGCAGTTTTTTTGGGTGAGGATGGAGAACTTGGGAATATTTGAGGGTTAAATATTAAACACCTTTTAGGGACACAAATACTTTTGTGTCGAACATGACGATTAGCTATTTGTACCGACATAAATACTGATGTGTAAAATAAATGTATTACAATCCTGAAGGAACCTGGAATCTTTGAGTGAGAGGTTTCATACTTCATTAATTTTACTAACATCAACAAGATTCATAAAGAGTTTTACTCAAAGGTCTTCTTGAATTGATGAGTTTAGTTTGATAAGTAAGTCTTACTGGGTGCACAAAAATTCAGAATTGATGTCTAATCTAGAGTATAGCATGAATCATATTTGCAAACAATTCATTTAACAAGCATGAAAATTTACTTCAAGCAGACACATGAAAGAATTCAAACGAGACAAAATAATCGTGATTCTAAATTGTGATTACCTGTCTTGGAAAGATCTGTCAGATGTCCAGGCATTCTGTTTGACTGTCCGTACCTCAGATTTATTAAAATAACTCGCTCTGTCTGACCATGTTTCCCTAAAGTCCGCTTCATGTGTCCTTCGTTGGACCATAGCACGCTCCTGGATGTTCCTGTAACGGCTTGACCAATAGGACGGAATGGTAGGGAGAGCCATTTTGTCAATCTGTGTGGATGAACATGAGTCATCTTTAAACGTGAAGTAAAAATTACAATATCAGGTCGCTGATGGAATCAGAGCGGATCATGCATTGCTCTAATACAAAATATCCAGTGACAATGTACCTTTGGAATATTTAAGCCTGCTCTCAAATTATGTACACTACTTTTACTGTAGTGCTTTGCTGAGCATGTAtgacagaaatattttcagaccGGAAATACAGTAATAGAAATACTGTAAAGCAAGTTACAGAGAAAAGAACACAATGTAACATATACATTTTTACAACAGAAAATTTCAGAGAATTATCAAACCAAAATAAATGGAATGAACAACATTTTAAGTTGTTAAGTTACTTTGCAATATTATCCTTGAACAAACAAATTATAAGCAATAACAGTGAACAGAAGTCTTTTTTCTTTGAGATGCTGACTGTAAAAGCTTCCAAACTGGTGTCAAATGCCATTATAGCATTTCTGAAACATTTCATCATTAGAACACACCAAAACTGCTTGGTTTCTTAGTGATTATGCAGATGTATAACACTTCACATTCAATTTTCCAGAAAAATTAATGTAAAACGGTTACATCATTTTAATCGTATAAGAAAGGGTTTTCAAGGATGGCATTTTCAGGAACTACTCTGCTAGAATTGTgtgaaaagtttgtattttgCGTTTTTATCTGCAATATAAACTGCAGGAGTGCTTAACCTGAAGAATTATATACCATAGTAATTCATCTGCAACTCAATTCTGTAAATTAAAGGAAAACCTAAAGTCTATCTAGTTTTATTTGTGCATTTAAAATCtcaaaccaattttttttttaactgacgCCTCATTGAATTGTAGctaacaatttgtttttttcatattgtATTGATGGTTACATAGGCATACAGTCAAAGTTCTTTAACTACTAGTAATACTTATAGCGTACCGTTATtatccgcacacgttacttttcgctgaaacaaaacggtgttttccgcacacaaatttgtcagcggaacgTACCGTTTTTTTTGGGAGGAGCAGAATGGCTTACTGAAATTATTAGGCACATTGAAGGATTAAGGAGGATGGAGAAGATCAAATTTGAATGTAGCAGGATAAAATATAACTCCGAGAATAGACTATTATTTGGATAGCTTAGgttgtagcttaggctgtaagcacTAGCTTAGGTTAATTATAGTTAAACAGCGCCACCTTATTTGGTTGTAGTTTTGATATGGCGTGAAGGTGAAAAAAGGTGAGCTGCCGTGACTAAGTTTCATCCTTTAGggatgggcggggggggggggtgtcctttgtgatattttcacatTAACAATAACAGCGTCCCTTTGCCCTTTAATCCGCCGACCGACTCATACTTCTTTAAGTGATCCCTAATTACATACACCCCAAGCCTCctgtaaattataagcagcttaacttttctgacatgaactcagtctaactatccttatcgacgttctttgatactttctcatgttattttcattatcctgaATTTGGTATTcaaaaattgaggaaaaataCAGTGTACAAGTAAGTGgggaaaaaaagttgttttccgcacaagaatattttcagcagatagtAATGTGCGGAAATTAACATGTGCGGAGAACAACTGAAACCATACTTATAGCATAATACAAAGTGCAGTAAAGATGAAAATCAGAAAATACAATAAATTTCCTGACACAAAATTATTCGGACTATCATTTTGTGACGGCCATTATGATTATCAAAATCCATCCTACACTACATGGAGGCCTATCTCAATGTTCCTTTTTGGCCTATGAAAAAccagtatagtcagtattgcgaagttcgccatactgcgaagttcgggcaccctaagaaatacacgattttcaccatgaaaacctacaggaagagccaaatttcaccaaaaagtacgaagctacagttattttctctccaaaatgacccgtgtgcaagaaattacttacatatttgtcaataaaatgacgaagatctatgaagtctgttataattactgaaagagcaacagcgccaccaatttttaccagcgccacactgtaggttgcgtggccgaacttcgcaatactctagcaagaaataccagttccacaatcacgaagaattttcttggaaaacaacgtgaaaacagtttgcaggaaagaaagtttggccgtgtatcgtactaaaacacaattctcccaccatatgaagtatattttctggtgatttagaccagaagatttagttttggggtgttttaagtcttaagtgggcgaacttcgaagtcaccatcctactattACTAGCCTATGCCTATTTAAAAGATAACAGCTTAGCATTAAGGCCTTACTGTtgggctaggcctagcctataaaTTTAGTAACTATTTAAGGCTAGGCCTCGGTGCGGTAGGCTTAGTGTACAAGCACTCAGTAGTTAGTactactagcctaggcctaagtgaAACTTGCTCACAAATCTTGAAAGAGAAAAGAGGCCTAGcttatttattgtatttaagTAGCCTTAAACAACTCCTTAGAAACAGCAGAAAAGAGTGCATATAATCGAACTGTAGTCTGACAGTAACATCGTGTGATAACATTGTACTACTTACTGACACAACAATAGCCtaaattaggcctagcctagagGCCTACAGAAATATTACTCCGTAGTTTATTTACAGTAAGCCAAAACAGTTTATCATAGGCTTCGCGTCGCAGGATACTGTACATCGGTTACGATAGTACCTGTTATGCGAAATAGAATTAATTGGCCCTAGTTTAAAGTTATCCGTTCAGAGTTGCTGGAGAAATGATTAAGAAGTAGGTTATTTTCCAATACTGAAGTTTAATGCTGGATATGAAATTCCATATCAgctatattaaagaaaaatggTGAAACACAGATGTtataatcaaatttaatttaccGTTGATGCCTTAGCAACAGTTTTAAACTTGGAAGCCGAGCTGCCGTTTGAACCGGTATAAACAGGAATGTTGTCCTTATGCAAAGAGTTTCGACTTATGTACGTGTTTGTTCTGTGGATTTCTGTCCGGTCGAAAAAGCTGTCCTACATTTCAGTCAAGCACGCCTTCACTGGAAAAATGAATGTCTCTGTACTTGTTTAAATGTTAAGCCTATAAAGGCAACAAACTACCGACTCAAGTTAATTACTTtaaaattgattaaaatttaattagCGATCACAACTGGGCTTCTAGCATATTTATAGCCTGACTTACAGTGGCGTACTTAGAATAGTTGTCACCGCCGGGGCGGATCCTTCCTTTGTCACCCCGTGCAGAGGATGCCGTCCTGGGGAGTGGTGTGACTTGTAAGgagaggggtgtccccctctctGGGAAATTGTTGTTTACTGTAAGGtagcttagatgcaaaatgatgctatcTTTGGCAAGCTTCAAACTGATTATAGTATCTTTAGTAAATGTTTCTTAACATGTTTCTTAATTTCAAATTTCCTAATTGTATGttcaaaatgttcattttcTTTTGGAATGTGGCATGGCACAACCTGACTGGTAGCCGGGCGGGCTccggcgccccccccccccttccatccgCCCGGCTTAGTACTCCTACCGCCACTGTGTACCGTATAATCATGATCTGACAACCTGGctgaaaatattattaatgtgCACAAAAAATCACATATTACTTGATTTGCAAGCATTAAATGTTCATGATGCAACACGGAGACAGGCTTCTATCTCCATGGACAAATTATATGTGGACACTGAAAATAAAACCGTAGGAACAATGCTTGAATCAAGTCTAAAATTCTCCTCGCTCACATATGAGGCATAGGCTATAGAACGAAGTCGGTGTGGGCGTTAAATTTACAATCATGTGTATAAGAGATTATAACGTTCCCTGTGGTTTAAGGTGCTAGACAGAGTCCTGTAAGTATACATCAAAACCACATCCTAGTCACTCCCTATCGTATCGTAATGATacaattttgtgaaatatcAATAAATGCATACAAAAGTATAAATTATTATCTACTAAGGGATATAATATTCTTACAAACAAGTTACTTTTAGTGACGAAAATTTCATTAATTCACGTACAAATTTACgaatttggaataaaatagGAAACCGGTAACAAAACTCATCGCAGTTAAAATTGATTTCTCTATTACTGTCATTTGTCTTGTTGATAAAAGAACATGAAAACTGGGAGCTCGTCAACCAAATAAACCCGTgaaatgaagggaaaaaatcATGAATAAAATAGGAAACCGGTAACAAAACTCATCGCAGTTAAAATTGGTTTCTCTATTACTGTAATTTGTCTTGTTGATAAAAAGAACATGAAAACAGGGAGCTCGTCAACCAATGAAACCCGTGAAATTAAGGAAAAAATCATGTATATTCATACCCCTAAAATGGACTAGACATTTTACACTTACAGTGCAAACCCAAATAATATACGTCAAATTAGTCACagaaaatttaataatatatgtgtgtgtgctttaaTTGTTGCTATTTCTTTTCGCAGATAAAACTCTTTGCAAAGGAACAACAGATGTCAGACCACTGTCCATCACAATCTCCTTTCATAACTGCGCAAGCGCGTCTTTCGTCATAGCTGTTTGGTTCCTTAGAGGACCAGTTTTCATAAGTCCAAGATTCTGATTTTCTCATCCAGGAGAATCGATCTAGAAAATAACGAGAAATAATGGAATGTTGTACGAGTAATGAAACTGGTGAGTGGGGGAGCTATTGGCTTTTTCATGCTTTCAATTTTTTCAAGTAGATTGCTCAAACTTACCATAGAAGTGCCATGCGGTTGTATGTTTAGACGCTATTCCGACATAGGCGATGTCAAACGGGATTCTGGTGCGATGAACCCAAGAGATAAATGGAGCTTTGCCGCTTTCTCCTATTAAAATGACTCCATCTCTTACACTGATGAAGAATGAGGCACCAGACGAAGAAATATTGACAGGAAGGGGCGTTCTTAGGACAGCGTCGCATTTCTTGCAGAGTTTAAGCGAGACATCCGATGTTGAAAAGACTTGAAGAAAGTAAAGTATAACAAATTGTAAAACCTTAAAGACTAAAGggggaaaaatatgaaaattataaaagttattattttaataagaGAATGGGACGAATAATATATGGATGTGTAAATGTATAcgaacatttcatttttttttttttttcaacttctGTTCTCCATCCCTCTTCCACAAAATGTTGGGTGTTATAATTCATAGTTGGAAACAAATTTCCCTAGTGTAGATCTCTATCGAGATTCTATAGCCTGATCAATGTCTGGAATTATTTTCATGTATATTGTCCGCGGTCAACGTTAGAGGTCAGTAAAGGGTTGTACGAGGGTCACTCTAGACACGGTATAGCGAGAGTGCTGAAGTTAGGAGGAGACAGGTATAAGCGAGGAAGTAGTGATTGGTGTTTGTAGTATAGACGCAATGTAAACGATGAGTTACATCGCAGATTCGAGTATATGCAAACTCCTCACTGGAATCGCGTCAAATCACCTGAATCGTCGATTCAAACTGAAGAGGGCAATGACCCGAAGAGGTCAAGTGGGAGGGTGAATGGaggggggatggagggagattgAGGGTTaatggaggggggtggggggatggagggggatgggggatggagggggatgtagggggttggagggggagaTGTCGTAAGCTAGGTAGATAGGAGTGTATATGTATGGGAGAAtggcaggtaagagaggagtggtGTAAATCTGGCAATTATTCTAATTTTTATTGGGACCGGTCACAATGGAAGGTCATGTGTCAAAAGTTTACCAGGTCACTCCAGACAGAGTAGAGCGGGGGTGTCTGATTAGACATAAGGAGTCAGGTTAATGATAAAGCGAATCAAATTTATCAACTAATAGATAAGACAATACAATTATTTCAGTGGCTGGAGTAAACCTTTAAATTTTAGACTTACCAAATTCGTAGATGGTTCCTTTGTTGCTTGGTACGTCATTAAGAATTAACCTACTCTCGTCTTCCGCTTGAAGATAAAACTCAACTCGATGGTTACCCGGGGTTAACTCTTTGATGAAGGTATATTTCATGGAGTGGGTACGTACTGTAAATGCCCCTGTAAAGAGTAAACGACGAATAAATATAAGGACGTTATATTAGACCAAATTAATGTTCTGAAAACAATTAACTATTAAAAGAAAGAGATGTAGCATATACACTTACAATcagggcggcgatttgtttcaaatattggggggggggggacatttccttggatgcaggcgaattactatcaaagcggagcgccaccattggttggcgcgcagcgtacaagaaaatttctggttttgatagcccccagatcgccggaaatggcacttctcgggcttgaaaatgaccaaccagatgtacacttttgcctgagaaccaagtttttcccaatagtttttttttcattcataacctttttcaagattgtcaccagtcacacatcatgttcgaagGGAGGGGAAAGCTTttatgcaaactatctaagcgtaacGCCACCATacgttggcgcgaagcgcaaaagaaaattttggccgaaaatgcctcccaaatcgctggaaatggcacttcccaggcattgtaagttgcatctaagcattttctattttgaaattactagcgatatcataaaaaaatacaaaaagtatgctaaaaaactatgccaccaaatatcggggggggggggatattagatactatatccccacctaaaataaTGGGGTGaaatgttcccccccccccgttccccccccccccccatgatcgccgcccatgcttaCAATCACTGTTGCTGTGTGCTCCAAGCCACACAGCAGTTGATGGTTCAATAAGACGATAGACAAAGTCATTCTCCATCGGCGATGAAATCGTAACAAGATCACTTCTTTTAGTTTTGCGACATGTTTTCCGAGCCTGTCGAAAGTTCTTTTTCTCCGGATGGTATTGATAACAACTGGTCATGAAAGGAACAAAACCGGCCGGGCACTCTGTttttggaagaaagaaaaatgatgcaGGAAGTAAAAATAGAACCATCAACTAAAAGAGGCAACACGATATCTAAGAGAAGTTCAAGCAAATGACTGTAAGGGTGGGTGGCTTAACATGAAAAGCGAAATATAGGGCGGTGgagtgtgggtgggtgggagagAGGGTTAGAGTGGAGTGGCACTTCTTTGGTCGATAATTGGGCATATCTAAAAGTCCAACGCTTAAGGTACATATCAAATGCAACAAAACAGTTACCTGTACAAACTCGCTAGAAGAACTCAATGACTGGCTAACCCTATCGGGCTCAACAAGGAAGTGTTAGCGAAGTGATGACATACCCAGTGGGAAACCTATAGTGGATTTCAGGTATTAACATATCAACCCTATCCCCGCCCTCTCCCTCCACCCTATACAATAAATGAAACTGTAAAAGATAACTGCGCTAAAAACGCTACTTTGATTGTCGTAACATTTAAATCGTATAGCTAAACAATACTGAAACAACATGCAAGCATATTTTTACTTGACCGGCGCATTCATCTTCATTCATAGTGTAACGTAACGAGGTGAAGTGATTTGATATTTACTTTTGTAACATTCCTTATTTTTTCTGTCTCTCACATAGCCCTTCTTGCAATAACACGCACGTGATCCTTGTTTTGTCTTTGTACAAGCTTGTAACTCTCCGCACCCGTGGTCCTCACAGACCAACGTCCCTGCGTCACACGTACATCTTTGAGAGCAGTCACTGGTAAGGAATGTGGATCTTGACTACCAACATGTGAAAAATGATATTACAAAATACTGTTATGTTTTATCAGTGCCAAAGCGAAACTCCTCACCTCACACTCCCCAACACACCAAagctaaaaaacaaaacaatatccaatattaaatgaaatttcGGTATATACTATTAAGATATATTTGTACGTCTGTCGTaagttaaattgtatttttaaatCACCCGTAGATTTCGTGTTAATTCcgtaatattttataattatatgaTGCTTTTATCTCTCGTTTTTGAAGCACGTAAATAGTGCGTTACACCTGATACGAACGTTACGAAATATTTCAGATCAAACCAATTCTGACGCAATCATTTTGTGGACCATCATAAACACGTCATTCCAAAATTTAGTATGCAAATGAAGATACACCTGATAAGTGAGATTGATGTATCGACGCTTAGGAAGTAAAAGTcggggagggggttggaggggcatggggagggggtatgGGCATGGGGGATGGGTAggggcatgggggagggggatgtacAATATCGATTACACATGCTTTCTGTGGATTGTTTGATTTCACTTTGGTAAAGTCTTTATTTATCGAAAAGTAATCCAATAGGCCCTCTCTTAAGTCACTATATCTTCGTGTATCGATATGCGAGGAAGTTAAACGTAGAATGCATCACTTGCTACGCCACCAACGAGATCTTTCGTCAAGTTAGATTATGCAGACAATGATTTATCAGTTGAATTTGAGAAGATCAAAAACAGCAAGAAGAAAAATAATGCTCAACTCACAGGAATTCGTTTCCCTTCTCCGATGATACAGTCAGGTAAACATTCTTCCTCTGATTCCGCTAGAGACGAAGAAAACGTTCCAAACACAGAACAATCTTTAACAGGTTACTTAATAGTGCGTGATACAGGGGATGTTTGAGTGCATATGTAGGACAGAGACAGGTAAAAAGAGGAGTTAAGTAAATTCAGTTACTTCATTGCTGACTTCACAAGAACTTTAAAACCAACAATATTCTAGTAGATTATAAATGAGTCTGGAATTACAGTTGTAAGCTTTGAAGATGTTAGATTTGGAAGGAAGTGGACGTTGACCATGAAGtattaacattataaaatgaagacaggtaagagaggggtgcagtaaatatgatataaataaagCACGGTCCACATGCTAAGACACGTTCACCTGTTAGCAATATAAAGCAATATTCCGTACGAATTTGTgaaatattccccccccccccccaaaaaaaaaaaaatgaagagtCAGATTCGAGATACTTAGGCCTACTTAACGCTATTACTAGAATAACAGAACATTTCGCCTATTCATTTAAATGCAAATTAGCTTACCTTTTAGCCTCATTCAATGAGAAACCTGCACAAGCTCAGTTCACTGTGaatattgttgatttttttttcaacggtaTTTACTCTATATCAGTTGTGTATGACAAGtaaattgtttgtttgtcatGCATATTTGAGATAACGCAACACGACGCTCACGTTAACTGACATACCCAATATGATATCACAATATAAGTGACACGATGAACATGATAGTGGAGGTAAAATTGTCTCTCTGGCTTGCGATTGGACGTGATATTAATAACTAAAATGTTCAATATTTTACCTCTTTCGACGAAAACATGGAACAGACAGCTTTCGATATTTTCTGCCTCATCGATGAAATCGTAGTACACAAGATGGCCGTCCTCCTCGCTTAATGGGAAGCTGTCTCCAGAATGGAAGTTTTGCTCAAACAGGTTGGCCGTTGACACTTTATCCTCGGCCGTTGGCTCCGGCCATGTAGCTGTCGCTTCCGTTGCCGAGTCACATTTCGGTATCGTAAGATGAATATCATCCGGGCAGTAAGTTATGACAGGTCCGACTAGATCCGCTGAGATAACACAGCCATACAATCAGTCATTGAGGTATAATGAAAGAAGAGGCAAGACATGTAATTGTAAGAGGGCGAAGAGAGGAAGAGAAGGgaggtgagggaggggaggggagggagggagggaagagaAGAGAAGGGGAGAAGAGAGAATGGGAGAGAAGAGGGGACAGGGTCCAGGGAATAAGACGCATATCATCAGGGCAGTAAGTTATGACAAGTCCGACGAAGTCCGCTGAGGTAACACGGCCATACAATCAGTCAATGAGGTATTATGAACAAGAGTGTCAAGACATGTATTataagagggggaaaagaggaagTGACAAGTGGCGTCGCCAATGAGTggcatgaggggggggggggttacgtgCCCTCCCATATAAAccatgcccctcccccaccccagatGCGattactcaaacaaaaactttttttacAACGGACGAAACGTATTATGTTCTTCAGTAAAAAACTTGTTTCCACCAACCATCAcgataaccagttgttttctcactacCAAGATCACAGAGGCCCCGGCGTAAATCGCTAGTGATTAAACTTCACTACTACcctgttttcaattttcaacattctaatttaaaaacattatcaaagcaaaagggttaatttccatttttggtGTAACTTTTTTATCcgcctcaattaaaaaaaaaaaatatcggacagactaagcccgaaaattcttgaacataaagttacttcatgttgcaaaatataacaccagATTGCAtataaggacccttaattaatataaaaattctCACACCCTCCCCTTAGGCCtctccccaggacggcattcGCAAATAAACagtgtgccccccccccccctaatgaGGTGTTGTGCCctccctgtgccccccagattgaaatgtctggcgacgccactggaagggatgggaaggagggaagagaagagaagagactgggagaagaaaagaagaagaggaggtggggaggggatgggtgaTGCAAATGGGGAGGGGATAAAGGAGAGGACGTAGgtga
Protein-coding regions in this window:
- the LOC139981096 gene encoding uncharacterized protein, with translation MARVVCHSALSVLLWALLTQSSWAGYNSLQQRSKRGEIDPDNTDLVGPVITYCPDDIHLTIPKCDSATEATATWPEPTAEDKVSTANLFEQNFHSGDSFPLSEEDGHLVYYDFIDEAENIESCLFHVFVERAESEEECLPDCIIGEGKRIPSRSTFLTSDCSQRCTCDAGTLVCEDHGCGELQACTKTKQGSRACYCKKGYVRDRKNKECYKKCPAGFVPFMTSCYQYHPEKKNFRQARKTCRKTKRSDLVTISSPMENDFVYRLIEPSTAVWLGAHSNSDWAFTVRTHSMKYTFIKELTPGNHRVEFYLQAEDESRLILNDVPSNKGTIYEFVFSTSDVSLKLCKKCDAVLRTPLPVNISSSGASFFISVRDGVILIGESGKAPFISWVHRTRIPFDIAYVGIASKHTTAWHFYDRFSWMRKSESWTYENWSSKEPNSYDERRACAVMKGDCDGQWSDICCSFAKSFICEKK